From the genome of Methylocystis bryophila, one region includes:
- a CDS encoding ComEA family DNA-binding protein: MIRAALFTVAILSAVPAFAQTAGVAPASKPAAPMAAPAHPAAHGVVAPLDVNSATPEQLASVKGLDKSMVEAIVKGRPFKSLDELTKNKIIPEDAFAKVKEHLTVGASGTIAH, encoded by the coding sequence ATGATCCGCGCCGCTCTCTTCACCGTTGCGATTTTGTCGGCCGTCCCGGCCTTCGCGCAAACCGCTGGCGTCGCGCCCGCGAGCAAGCCCGCCGCGCCGATGGCGGCTCCCGCCCATCCGGCCGCGCATGGCGTGGTCGCGCCGCTCGACGTCAACTCCGCGACGCCCGAGCAGCTCGCCAGCGTTAAAGGCCTCGATAAGAGCATGGTCGAGGCGATCGTGAAGGGCCGTCCCTTCAAGAGCCTGGACGAGTTGACCAAGAATAAGATCATTCCCGAGGACGCCTTCGCCAAGGTCAAGGAGCATCTGACCGTCGGCGCGAGCGGGACGATCGC